The following proteins come from a genomic window of Candidatus Zixiibacteriota bacterium:
- the treS gene encoding maltose alpha-D-glucosyltransferase, with protein MSVSRKAKTALSPLEDNPQWYKDAVIYELHVRAFCDSNADGIGDFIGLTSKLDYLQDLGVTALWLLPFYPSPLRDDGYDIADYSSIHPDYGTLHDFKVFLNEAHERGMRVITELVINHTSDQHPWFRRAREAKPGTSARDFYVWSDSQERYRDSRVIFKDFEPSNWSWDPVAKAYYWHRFYSHQPDLNFDNPDVRKAVINVLDFWLDLGVDGLRLDAVPYLYEREGTNCENLPETHAFLKQLRQHIDLKYKNRMLLAEANQWPEDAVAYFGAGDECHMAFHFPVMPRLFMAIHMEDRFPIIDILEQTPPIPETSQWALFLRNHDELTLEMVTDEDRDYMYKVYANDPRARINLGIRRRLAPLLANNRRKMELLNCLLFSLPGTPVVYYGDEIGMGDNIYLGDRNGVRTPMQWSADKNAGFSRANPQQLYLPVIIDPEHHYETVNVEAQQQNLSSFLWWMKRLILLRKNYRAFGRGSIEFVLPENRKVLVFLRRYESEIILVAANLSRFVNFVELDLSAYKGMTPVELFGHTRFPAIGDLPYFLTLGPHSFYWFKLQPAEVSEVRAAAADFAPATLEVSASWSDLLLGKSRPMLERILPAFLLTCRWFGGKARYIRSVRRLDAVPLSFDSGTAYWTTWEVQYLGGAPEVYLLPLAFATGDRAFEIRQAYPQSVVAQVKIRRAGEESEGILYDALYDPRFCKSLLRAIERGRRFDGDTIELAAHPTKAFRALRGGPEASLEPSLIKREQSNTSVLFGDRFILKVFRRVGEGLNPDLEIGRFITERTSFAHVPPLAGFLEMRRGRAEPATAGVLQGWIANEGDAWRYTLDCLGRFFEEILTRRPEAAEAAVPRARLLDLASGEIPTRVSDAIGSYLPLAELLGRRCGELHAALASDEKDPAFAPEPFSPFYRRSLFHSMRTLAEQTFSLLEKRLKEVPEAVRPAAEKVLALKSAIIGRFRAIVDTKISGYRLRCHGDLHLGQVLFTGKDFVIIDFEGEPARPLSERRLKRSPLRDVASMLRSFNYAAVTQLRAGDIRPDDAVQLRPWAGYWTFWVSVGYLKGYFAAVSQQPFLPRPGPETELLLDLYLLEKAIYELGYELNNRPDWVAVPLEGILGLMQTEGRTA; from the coding sequence GTGTCCGTGAGCCGCAAAGCCAAGACCGCGCTGTCGCCCCTGGAGGACAACCCGCAGTGGTACAAGGACGCGGTGATCTACGAGCTGCACGTGCGCGCGTTCTGCGACAGCAACGCCGACGGGATCGGCGATTTCATCGGGTTGACGAGCAAGCTCGACTACCTCCAGGACCTCGGCGTCACCGCGCTGTGGCTGCTGCCCTTCTATCCCTCGCCGCTGCGCGACGACGGCTACGACATCGCGGACTACAGCTCGATCCACCCCGACTACGGCACGCTCCACGACTTCAAGGTATTCCTGAACGAGGCCCACGAGCGCGGGATGCGGGTGATCACGGAGCTGGTCATCAACCACACCTCGGACCAGCACCCGTGGTTCCGCCGCGCGCGCGAAGCAAAGCCGGGCACGAGCGCGCGCGACTTCTACGTCTGGAGCGACAGCCAGGAAAGGTACCGGGACAGCCGCGTGATCTTTAAGGATTTCGAGCCGTCGAACTGGTCCTGGGACCCGGTCGCCAAGGCTTACTACTGGCATCGGTTCTACTCGCACCAGCCCGACCTGAACTTCGACAATCCGGACGTCCGCAAGGCGGTGATCAACGTGCTCGACTTCTGGCTCGATCTGGGGGTCGACGGCCTGCGACTCGACGCGGTCCCGTATCTCTACGAGCGCGAGGGGACCAACTGCGAGAATCTCCCGGAGACCCACGCCTTTCTCAAGCAGCTGCGGCAGCACATCGACCTCAAGTACAAGAACCGCATGCTGCTCGCCGAAGCCAACCAGTGGCCGGAGGACGCGGTCGCCTATTTCGGCGCAGGCGACGAATGCCACATGGCGTTTCACTTCCCGGTCATGCCCCGGCTCTTCATGGCGATCCACATGGAAGACCGTTTTCCGATCATCGACATCCTCGAGCAAACGCCGCCGATTCCGGAGACCAGCCAGTGGGCGCTGTTCCTCCGCAACCACGACGAGCTGACGCTGGAAATGGTCACTGACGAGGATCGCGACTACATGTACAAGGTTTACGCCAACGACCCGCGCGCCCGGATCAATCTCGGCATCCGCCGCCGGCTGGCGCCGCTCCTCGCCAACAACCGCCGCAAGATGGAGCTGCTCAACTGCCTGCTGTTCTCGCTCCCCGGGACGCCGGTGGTCTACTACGGCGACGAGATCGGCATGGGGGACAACATCTACCTGGGCGACCGCAACGGCGTGCGCACCCCGATGCAGTGGAGCGCCGACAAGAACGCGGGGTTTTCCCGGGCCAACCCGCAACAGCTCTATCTCCCGGTGATCATCGACCCGGAGCACCACTACGAGACCGTCAACGTCGAAGCCCAGCAGCAGAACCTGAGCTCTTTCTTGTGGTGGATGAAGCGGCTCATCCTCCTGCGCAAGAACTATCGCGCCTTCGGCCGCGGCTCGATCGAGTTCGTGCTGCCCGAGAACCGCAAGGTGCTCGTCTTCCTGCGCCGCTACGAGTCGGAGATCATCCTGGTCGCAGCCAACCTCTCGCGCTTCGTCAACTTCGTCGAGCTGGACCTCTCGGCCTACAAGGGAATGACCCCGGTCGAGCTGTTCGGCCACACCCGCTTTCCCGCCATCGGGGACCTGCCCTATTTCCTGACGCTCGGCCCCCACAGTTTCTACTGGTTCAAGCTCCAGCCGGCGGAGGTCTCGGAGGTGCGGGCTGCGGCGGCGGACTTCGCGCCGGCGACGCTGGAGGTCTCGGCGTCGTGGAGCGATCTTCTGCTCGGCAAATCCCGGCCAATGCTCGAGCGCATCCTCCCCGCGTTCCTGCTCACCTGCCGCTGGTTCGGGGGCAAGGCGCGCTATATCCGCTCCGTCAGGCGGCTCGACGCCGTGCCGCTCTCGTTCGACTCCGGGACCGCCTACTGGACGACCTGGGAGGTGCAGTACCTGGGAGGGGCGCCCGAAGTCTACCTGCTCCCGCTCGCCTTCGCCACGGGGGACCGCGCCTTCGAGATCCGCCAGGCCTATCCCCAATCCGTGGTCGCGCAGGTCAAGATCAGGCGCGCCGGGGAGGAAAGCGAGGGCATCCTCTACGACGCGCTCTACGACCCGCGCTTCTGCAAGTCGCTGCTGCGCGCCATCGAGCGCGGGCGGCGTTTCGACGGCGACACGATCGAGCTGGCCGCGCACCCCACAAAGGCATTTCGCGCGCTGCGCGGCGGTCCCGAAGCTTCCCTCGAGCCTTCGCTGATCAAGCGCGAGCAGAGCAACACCTCGGTCCTCTTCGGCGACCGTTTCATCCTGAAGGTGTTCCGGCGCGTCGGCGAAGGGCTCAACCCGGATCTCGAGATCGGCCGCTTCATCACCGAAAGGACATCGTTCGCCCACGTCCCGCCGCTCGCCGGCTTTCTCGAGATGCGCAGGGGACGCGCCGAGCCCGCCACCGCAGGAGTGCTGCAGGGGTGGATCGCCAACGAGGGCGACGCCTGGCGCTACACGCTGGACTGCCTCGGCCGCTTTTTCGAGGAGATCTTGACGCGGCGGCCCGAGGCCGCGGAGGCGGCCGTGCCGCGCGCGCGGCTCCTCGATCTAGCCTCGGGGGAGATCCCGACCCGGGTGAGCGACGCCATCGGTTCTTATCTTCCTTTGGCCGAACTTCTCGGCCGCCGCTGCGGCGAGCTGCACGCGGCGCTGGCCTCCGACGAGAAGGACCCCGCGTTCGCGCCCGAGCCCTTTTCGCCGTTCTACCGACGCTCGCTCTTTCACAGCATGCGGACCCTCGCCGAGCAGACGTTCTCGCTGCTCGAAAAACGGCTGAAGGAGGTGCCGGAAGCGGTCCGGCCCGCGGCGGAGAAAGTGCTCGCCCTGAAGAGCGCCATCATCGGACGTTTCCGGGCGATCGTCGACACCAAGATCAGTGGCTATCGCCTGCGCTGCCACGGCGATCTTCACCTCGGCCAGGTACTCTTCACCGGCAAGGACTTCGTGATCATCGACTTCGAGGGGGAACCGGCTCGCCCGCTGAGCGAGCGGCGGCTCAAGCGCTCCCCGCTGCGCGACGTCGCCAGCATGCTGCGCTCGTTCAACTATGCCGCCGTCACGCAGCTCCGTGCGGGCGACATACGTCCCGACGACGCCGTGCAGCTGCGTCCGTGGGCGGGCTACTGGACCTTCTGGGTCTCGGTGGGATACCTGAAGGGTTATTTCGCGGCCGTAAGCCAGCAGCCGTTTCTGCCCAGGCCCGGCCCCGAGACCGAGCTGCTGCTCGACCTTTACCTGCTGGAGAAGGCGATCTACGAGCTCGGCTACGAGCTCAACAACCGCCCGGATTGGGTTGCCGTGCCGCTGGAGGGCATCCTCGGGTTGATGCAGACGGAAGGCCGGACCGCGTGA
- a CDS encoding alpha-1,4-glucan--maltose-1-phosphate maltosyltransferase, translating into MIEAVEPEVDGGRFAAKRVVGDTVTVEADIFADGHDAVCAALLYRRREDPQWTEVAMEPLVNDRWRGRFPVRELTEYRYTIVAWVDRFQSWRQALAKKVEAGQEVGADLAAGAELVRRAAERAGDADGRKLRDHAAVLEKGDGAAIAAALAPELAALTARYPDRSLATTYDKELRISVDPPLAGFGAWYEMFPRSCAAEPGRHGTLADCAAMLPYVAAMGFDVLYLPPIHPIGKSFRKGKNNALDAGPDDPGSPWAIGSEEGGHKSVHPQLGTLDDFRALVRRAREHGIEIALDIAFQCTPDHPYVREHPEWFRRRPDGTMQYAENPPKKYQDIVPFDFETERWRELWEELKSVFLFWSEQGVHVFRVDNPHTKPFTFWEWVIAEVKKAYPQTIFLSEAFTRPKVMYRLAKLGFSQSYTYFAWRNTKWELTRYFTELTAPAVRDFFRPNLWPNTPDILTEYLQAGGRPAFMARLVLAATLGASYGIYGPAFELCERAAREPGSEEYLDSEKYEIRHWNRDDPASLKDFIALVNRIRRENAALQRDAGLRFHPVDNEDLLCFSKSTDDLDNVVLVVVNLDPHHTRSGWVELPLEELGLPAEEPFQVHDLLSGARYLWHGPRNYVQLDPHGVPAHLFRVRRRVRREGDFDYFM; encoded by the coding sequence GTGATCGAAGCGGTTGAGCCCGAGGTCGACGGCGGCCGCTTTGCCGCCAAGCGCGTCGTCGGCGACACGGTCACGGTGGAAGCGGACATTTTCGCCGACGGTCACGACGCCGTTTGCGCGGCTCTGCTCTATCGCCGCCGCGAAGATCCCCAATGGACGGAAGTCGCGATGGAGCCGCTGGTCAACGATCGCTGGCGCGGGCGTTTTCCCGTCCGCGAGCTCACGGAATACCGCTACACGATCGTCGCGTGGGTCGATCGCTTCCAGTCGTGGCGTCAGGCGCTGGCCAAGAAAGTGGAAGCGGGGCAGGAGGTGGGCGCGGACCTTGCGGCGGGCGCGGAGCTCGTCCGCCGGGCGGCCGAGCGCGCCGGCGACGCGGACGGCCGCAAGCTCCGCGACCACGCGGCGGTACTCGAGAAAGGCGACGGAGCGGCCATAGCCGCCGCCCTGGCGCCCGAGCTGGCGGCGCTGACGGCCCGGTACCCGGATCGTTCCCTGGCGACCACTTACGACAAAGAGCTTCGGATCAGCGTCGACCCGCCGCTGGCGGGCTTCGGGGCCTGGTACGAGATGTTTCCCCGTTCCTGCGCGGCCGAACCGGGCCGACACGGAACGCTCGCCGACTGCGCCGCGATGCTGCCGTATGTCGCCGCGATGGGCTTCGACGTGCTCTATCTGCCCCCGATTCATCCCATCGGCAAATCGTTTCGCAAGGGAAAAAACAACGCGCTCGACGCCGGCCCCGACGATCCGGGCAGTCCCTGGGCGATCGGGTCGGAGGAAGGCGGCCACAAGTCGGTCCATCCGCAGCTCGGCACGCTCGACGACTTCCGTGCGCTGGTGCGGCGGGCGCGGGAGCACGGCATCGAGATCGCCCTCGACATCGCGTTCCAGTGCACCCCCGACCACCCCTACGTGCGGGAGCATCCCGAGTGGTTCCGCCGGCGGCCCGACGGAACCATGCAGTACGCGGAGAATCCGCCCAAAAAGTACCAGGACATCGTCCCGTTCGATTTCGAGACCGAGCGCTGGCGCGAGCTGTGGGAGGAGCTGAAGAGCGTTTTTCTCTTCTGGTCCGAGCAGGGAGTCCACGTTTTCCGCGTCGACAACCCGCACACCAAGCCGTTTACTTTCTGGGAGTGGGTGATCGCCGAGGTGAAGAAAGCCTATCCGCAGACCATTTTCCTGTCCGAAGCATTCACGCGCCCCAAGGTCATGTACCGGCTCGCCAAGCTCGGTTTCAGCCAGTCCTATACCTACTTCGCCTGGCGCAATACCAAATGGGAGCTGACCCGTTATTTCACCGAGCTGACCGCGCCGGCCGTCCGTGATTTCTTCCGCCCCAACCTCTGGCCCAACACCCCGGACATCCTGACCGAATACCTCCAGGCCGGCGGCCGCCCCGCCTTCATGGCGCGCCTGGTGCTGGCGGCGACGCTCGGCGCGAGCTACGGCATCTACGGCCCGGCCTTCGAGTTGTGCGAGCGGGCGGCGCGCGAGCCGGGAAGCGAGGAATATCTCGACTCGGAGAAGTACGAGATCCGGCACTGGAATCGCGACGACCCCGCCAGCCTCAAGGACTTCATCGCGCTGGTGAACCGCATCCGCCGGGAAAACGCCGCCCTGCAGCGCGACGCGGGCCTGCGCTTTCATCCGGTCGACAACGAGGATCTCCTGTGCTTCAGCAAGTCCACCGACGACCTAGACAACGTGGTTCTGGTCGTGGTCAACCTGGACCCGCACCACACGCGGTCGGGCTGGGTGGAGCTACCGCTCGAGGAACTCGGGCTTCCCGCGGAGGAGCCGTTCCAGGTTCACGATCTCTTGAGCGGCGCCCGCTATCTCTGGCACGGCCCGCGCAACTACGTGCAGCTCGACCCACATGGCGTACCCGCGCATCTCTTCCGCGTCCGGCGCCGCGTGCGCCGCGAGGGCGATTTCGACTACTTCATGTGA
- a CDS encoding diadenylate cyclase, with protein sequence MNDISMFNPFRVISLAEVIDIVFVAVLLYTAIVWARQTRAAFVVRGIVILGAVYIIARQLDLQMTAWIFQGFFAVFLIMIVVIFQEELRQIFERIAVWSLGRKSVAPPNDTVDILARNLADLAKDRIGALVVIRGNDPLERHITGGIPIDGKLSGPLLKSIFDPHSPGHDGAVVIENDRVTRFAVHLPLSKDLAQLANVGTRHGAALGLAELTDVLCLVVSEERGTVSVARDGRLRQLGTAQELGTVIQEFYSEKFPTNDHRSLPADLLRENWIAKAVALSLAIGFWYIFVPGSKTVETTFKVPVVVENLPADLRLEEIQPPEVAATFTGPRRAFYLFDRRKLRFTVDGSLAELGRRTFNLSERNIRVPKDMNLQEINPAAVRLSLKRASSDSSPK encoded by the coding sequence ATGAACGACATCTCCATGTTCAATCCGTTCCGCGTGATTTCGCTGGCGGAGGTCATCGACATCGTCTTCGTCGCCGTCCTGCTCTACACGGCGATCGTCTGGGCACGGCAGACCCGCGCGGCTTTCGTCGTGCGCGGCATCGTGATCCTCGGGGCGGTTTACATCATCGCGCGCCAGCTCGATCTGCAAATGACCGCCTGGATCTTCCAGGGCTTCTTCGCGGTCTTCCTGATCATGATCGTGGTCATCTTCCAGGAGGAGCTGCGCCAGATCTTCGAGCGCATCGCGGTATGGAGTCTCGGGCGGAAAAGCGTGGCCCCGCCGAACGACACCGTGGACATCCTCGCCCGCAACCTCGCCGATCTCGCCAAGGACAGGATCGGAGCCCTCGTCGTCATTCGCGGCAACGACCCGCTCGAGCGCCACATCACCGGGGGCATCCCGATCGACGGCAAGCTGAGCGGGCCCCTGCTGAAGAGCATCTTCGATCCCCATTCGCCGGGCCACGATGGCGCAGTGGTGATCGAAAACGACCGGGTCACCCGTTTCGCCGTTCACCTGCCGCTGTCCAAGGACCTCGCCCAGCTCGCCAACGTCGGCACCCGCCACGGCGCCGCGCTCGGTCTCGCCGAGCTCACGGACGTCTTGTGCCTGGTGGTCTCGGAGGAGCGCGGAACCGTTTCGGTCGCGCGCGACGGCCGTCTGCGCCAGCTCGGCACCGCTCAGGAGCTGGGCACCGTCATCCAGGAGTTCTACAGCGAGAAATTCCCGACCAACGACCATCGCAGCCTTCCGGCCGACCTCCTGCGCGAGAACTGGATCGCCAAGGCCGTCGCCCTCTCGCTGGCGATCGGCTTCTGGTACATTTTCGTCCCGGGCTCGAAAACCGTGGAGACCACCTTCAAGGTTCCCGTGGTGGTGGAGAACCTTCCGGCCGACTTGCGTCTGGAGGAAATCCAGCCCCCCGAGGTCGCCGCGACTTTCACCGGGCCGAGAAGGGCGTTTTACCTTTTCGACAGGCGCAAGCTGCGCTTCACCGTGGACGGCTCACTGGCCGAGCTGGGGCGGCGCACCTTCAACCTTTCCGAGAGAAACATCCGCGTGCCGAAAGACATGAATCTCCAGGAAATCAACCCGGCCGCGGTGAGGCTTTCGCTCAAGCGGGCTTCTTCGGACAGCTCGCCCAAGTGA
- a CDS encoding VOC family protein encodes MARIVHLALKVDDLDRSAEFYEKVFGFVPVEESRVRDHTSLHLSDGTIDLALIRYDREASAESLASGKGPCIHHFGIEVDDMEEAAAELVRFGCEIISDPGVVPVKFRAPGGTVAEIVPANRYRKPGEA; translated from the coding sequence ATGGCACGCATCGTTCATTTAGCGCTCAAGGTCGACGATCTGGACAGAAGCGCCGAGTTCTACGAAAAGGTCTTCGGCTTCGTGCCGGTCGAGGAAAGCAGGGTCCGGGACCACACGTCCCTCCATCTTTCGGACGGCACCATCGATCTGGCCCTGATCAGGTACGACCGCGAGGCGTCCGCCGAATCGCTCGCCTCGGGAAAAGGGCCGTGCATCCATCACTTCGGGATCGAGGTCGACGACATGGAGGAAGCCGCTGCGGAGCTCGTCCGCTTCGGCTGCGAGATCATCAGCGATCCCGGGGTGGTTCCCGTCAAGTTCCGGGCTCCCGGCGGCACCGTGGCCGAGATCGTCCCCGCAAATCGCTACAGGAAGCCGGGCGAAGCTTAG
- a CDS encoding energy transducer TonB, whose translation MLLSLSFALVFAATPQTFEGYLGQVQKRVQSAWKMPAKSEKLQATVAFTIDRAGRVTELRVAKSSGRKDFDGSALEAVRSVTPFPPLISILKRSETRDVEIRFRPNSVVALEAKAPPGK comes from the coding sequence CTTGAGTTTCGCCCTGGTTTTCGCGGCTACGCCGCAGACTTTCGAGGGCTATCTGGGACAGGTCCAGAAGCGCGTCCAGTCGGCGTGGAAAATGCCGGCCAAGTCCGAAAAGCTGCAGGCCACGGTCGCCTTCACGATCGACCGGGCAGGACGCGTGACGGAGCTGCGCGTCGCGAAGTCTTCCGGCCGCAAGGACTTCGACGGCTCCGCGCTGGAAGCGGTGCGCTCGGTAACTCCCTTTCCGCCGCTGATCTCGATACTGAAGCGATCCGAGACACGGGACGTGGAAATCCGCTTTCGCCCCAATTCGGTCGTCGCTCTCGAGGCGAAAGCGCCCCCGGGGAAGTAA